A DNA window from Thalassospiraceae bacterium LMO-JJ14 contains the following coding sequences:
- a CDS encoding restriction endonuclease subunit S, translated as MDVNLPNGWSITSLDKFTQTRGSSINPAKSPDEVFELYSVPSYDIGMPESTLGSEIGSSKQAVTPLSVLLCKINPRINRSWVVGEAAGYRQIASTEWIVFPPSDAYEPEYLCYFLRQHSVRDYLAQNVSGVGGSLMRVKASTLKDFPFPVAPRVEQRRIVEKIETLFARLDKGEEALREVQKLLARYRQSVLKAAVTGQLTADWRAENADRLEHGRDLLARILETRREQWSGRGKYKDPAEPNNNYIVTPDGWATASLQMVSHKVTDGTHQSPEFADSGIPFIVIANVKKGRIDWSSVNKWVSIETYAELTRNCMPEKGDILYTAVGSYGIALHVVDDRPFVFQRHIAHIKPLNGVMNPDFLVLVLNSPQSLKHAHQVARGVAQKTVTLGELSQFLVPIPSTEEQARIVDIVAEKTSQNDALETWCQAELKRSNALRQSILKDAFAGCLVPQDPNDEPAAELLARIKEEGARGAART; from the coding sequence ATGGATGTCAATCTGCCAAATGGATGGAGCATCACCTCACTTGATAAATTTACGCAAACTCGGGGAAGTTCGATCAACCCTGCCAAATCTCCAGACGAGGTTTTCGAATTATACTCAGTGCCAAGCTATGACATAGGAATGCCCGAGAGCACACTTGGATCAGAAATAGGCTCATCCAAACAGGCCGTTACGCCTCTGAGTGTGCTCCTTTGTAAAATTAATCCTCGGATTAACAGATCGTGGGTTGTCGGAGAGGCTGCCGGTTATCGACAGATAGCCTCCACTGAATGGATAGTATTCCCGCCTTCTGATGCATATGAACCAGAATATCTTTGCTATTTTCTCCGCCAACATTCCGTAAGAGACTATTTGGCGCAAAACGTCTCTGGCGTTGGCGGCTCACTAATGCGAGTTAAAGCGTCGACGCTTAAGGATTTTCCGTTTCCAGTCGCACCGCGAGTCGAGCAGCGCCGCATCGTTGAGAAGATCGAGACGCTGTTCGCGCGTCTGGACAAGGGAGAGGAAGCGCTGCGCGAAGTGCAGAAACTTCTCGCGCGATATCGCCAGTCCGTCCTGAAGGCGGCCGTTACCGGCCAGCTTACCGCCGATTGGCGCGCTGAGAACGCTGACCGGCTGGAACATGGTCGCGATCTGCTCGCCCGCATTCTGGAAACCCGCCGCGAACAATGGTCAGGCCGGGGCAAATACAAGGACCCCGCCGAGCCAAATAATAATTATATTGTCACGCCTGATGGATGGGCGACGGCATCGCTTCAAATGGTGTCTCATAAAGTCACTGATGGTACACACCAGTCTCCAGAGTTCGCCGATTCTGGTATCCCGTTCATCGTGATCGCGAACGTAAAAAAAGGCCGGATAGATTGGTCTTCGGTCAACAAGTGGGTTTCCATAGAGACATATGCTGAGCTGACCCGGAATTGCATGCCCGAGAAAGGCGACATTTTATATACGGCAGTTGGTTCATATGGCATTGCGCTGCATGTAGTGGATGATCGTCCATTTGTTTTCCAAAGACACATTGCACATATCAAACCCCTAAACGGGGTCATGAATCCTGATTTCTTGGTGCTTGTTCTCAACTCCCCGCAATCACTAAAACACGCACACCAAGTTGCGAGAGGCGTCGCTCAAAAAACGGTTACTCTTGGTGAGCTTTCTCAATTCTTGGTTCCAATTCCTTCAACGGAGGAACAAGCCCGGATCGTAGATATCGTTGCTGAAAAAACCTCGCAAAATGATGCTCTCGAAACTTGGTGCCAAGCTGAGCTAAAGCGCTCCAACGCGTTACGCCAATCCATCCTGAAAGACGCCTTTGCGGGCTGTCTCGTTCCGCAAGACCCAAACGACGAACCCGCCGCAGAACTGCTTGCACGCATCAAAGAAGAGGGTGCGCGCGGCGCAGCTCGCACGTAG
- a CDS encoding class I SAM-dependent DNA methyltransferase, with protein sequence MTNEQLVSKVWNYAHVLRDQGISYGDYIEQITYLLFLKMDQEREDLLGETSAIPPEWSWAQLANKDGDALELQYRHTLENLGSEEGLIGTIFKKAQNKLSDPAKLTRIVSLIDKEGPWVGLEVDVKGEIYEGLLERNASEVKSGAGQYFTPRPVIEAIVKCVDPKIGETVCDPACGTGGFLLAAYDHMKGQSQDRTKLRDLRHTAFTGIDIVDEVVRLCAMNLYLHGVGNGGSPVHQGDALANDGGERFKVVLTNPPFGKKSSYKIVGEDGSITTETESYEREDFKFTTSNKQFNFLQHIMTILEANGRAGIVLPDNVLFEAGRAGEGIRKRLLEGFNFHTLLRLPTGIWYSPGVKANVLFFDKRPASKDVQTKELWVYDYRTNVHKTLKTKRLASADLDDFVKCYRERKETERFKRFTYDELAKRDKLNLDIFWLKDDSLEDIDSLPEPDILAAEIVENLESALEQFRGVAEELE encoded by the coding sequence ATGACCAACGAACAACTCGTCTCGAAAGTCTGGAACTATGCGCATGTGCTGCGCGATCAGGGTATTTCCTATGGCGATTATATCGAGCAGATCACCTATCTGCTGTTCCTGAAAATGGATCAGGAGCGTGAGGACCTGTTGGGCGAAACGTCCGCCATCCCGCCAGAATGGAGCTGGGCACAGTTGGCGAACAAGGACGGTGACGCGCTGGAACTGCAGTACCGTCACACGCTGGAAAACCTCGGCAGCGAAGAAGGGCTGATTGGCACGATCTTCAAGAAGGCGCAGAACAAGCTTTCCGATCCTGCCAAGTTGACGCGCATCGTCAGTCTGATCGACAAGGAAGGACCGTGGGTCGGTCTTGAGGTCGACGTGAAAGGCGAGATTTACGAGGGACTGCTGGAACGCAACGCATCGGAAGTGAAATCCGGGGCCGGTCAGTACTTCACGCCACGCCCGGTGATCGAGGCCATCGTCAAATGCGTCGACCCGAAGATCGGTGAAACCGTCTGTGATCCGGCCTGCGGTACAGGCGGTTTCTTGCTCGCGGCCTACGATCATATGAAAGGTCAGTCTCAGGATCGCACCAAACTACGTGACCTGCGTCATACGGCTTTCACTGGGATTGATATCGTCGATGAGGTTGTCCGTCTGTGCGCGATGAACCTTTACCTGCATGGCGTCGGCAATGGTGGCAGTCCGGTACACCAGGGCGATGCGTTGGCCAATGACGGTGGTGAGCGCTTCAAGGTGGTGTTGACCAATCCCCCGTTCGGCAAGAAATCCAGTTACAAGATCGTCGGTGAAGACGGATCAATCACGACCGAGACCGAAAGTTACGAACGCGAGGACTTTAAGTTCACCACATCGAACAAACAGTTCAATTTTCTGCAGCACATCATGACGATTCTGGAAGCGAACGGTCGTGCCGGTATCGTGCTGCCAGATAATGTGTTGTTCGAAGCGGGCCGTGCCGGCGAAGGTATCCGCAAACGATTATTGGAAGGCTTCAACTTCCATACGCTGCTACGCCTGCCGACCGGTATCTGGTACAGCCCTGGCGTGAAGGCGAATGTCCTTTTCTTTGACAAGCGCCCGGCGTCAAAGGACGTGCAGACTAAGGAACTCTGGGTCTACGACTACCGCACAAATGTGCACAAAACGCTGAAAACCAAACGGCTTGCCAGCGCCGATCTGGATGATTTCGTCAAATGCTATCGCGAGCGCAAGGAAACGGAGCGCTTCAAGCGGTTTACGTATGATGAGCTCGCCAAGCGCGACAAGCTGAACCTCGATATCTTCTGGCTTAAGGACGACAGCCTCGAAGACATCGACAGCCTGCCGGAGCCGGACATCCTCGCTGCCGAAATCGTCGAGAACCTTGAAAGCGCACTGGAACAATTTCGGGGTGTCGCTGAGGAGTTGGAGTGA
- a CDS encoding DUF5655 domain-containing protein has product MAAKKPVDKIEKYFCNPCGHKTKHFVRGEYSLTEHDEHEVVSFTQRCLIVECCGCENLALIKKTHFSEDEDYAQDPRTGEWELLPRWEEAIYPPVTYRNPPPWFGDLPDEILLKVSGEIYKSLQSESYFLATFGSRTLLDRLILLTVGDQKNFQDGLKALLDEEKISASEMEILNSVIQAGHAAAHRGWAPSKDQLFTILDTVEGLIHRLLVLPKLSEELDESVPTRGGAAKVGGVKQVATTLEKIEKAPRTLRATYEKLAEILKGMGEDVSVHPQKHYIAFRRNRNFASVQIYNQKKVIRAYLNLNPDELEIDESYMRDVRQVGHFGTGDLEVTIRTNRDIERCVELLKASYEAS; this is encoded by the coding sequence ATGGCAGCGAAAAAGCCGGTGGACAAGATTGAGAAATATTTTTGCAACCCGTGCGGCCATAAAACCAAGCACTTTGTGCGCGGTGAATACTCACTCACTGAGCATGATGAGCATGAGGTCGTCAGCTTTACACAAAGGTGTTTAATCGTTGAGTGCTGCGGCTGTGAGAATTTGGCTCTGATCAAAAAAACACATTTCTCTGAAGACGAGGACTATGCGCAAGATCCTCGTACAGGAGAATGGGAATTGTTGCCACGTTGGGAAGAGGCAATCTATCCACCTGTGACCTATCGTAATCCTCCACCTTGGTTCGGCGATCTGCCGGATGAAATCCTCCTCAAGGTATCCGGTGAAATATATAAGTCACTTCAATCAGAATCCTATTTCTTGGCAACCTTTGGCTCCCGAACTCTTTTGGATCGGCTGATCTTGTTGACAGTTGGAGATCAGAAAAATTTCCAGGATGGCCTGAAGGCGCTCCTGGATGAAGAAAAGATTTCTGCAAGTGAAATGGAAATCTTAAACTCGGTGATTCAGGCTGGCCACGCGGCAGCGCATCGCGGTTGGGCGCCTTCGAAAGACCAACTTTTTACAATTCTAGATACGGTAGAGGGTTTGATCCACCGTTTGTTGGTCCTCCCTAAACTTTCGGAAGAATTGGATGAATCGGTGCCAACGCGTGGTGGTGCTGCCAAAGTAGGCGGAGTGAAGCAGGTTGCCACTACTTTGGAGAAGATCGAGAAGGCACCGAGGACGTTGCGTGCAACCTACGAAAAACTGGCAGAGATATTAAAAGGCATGGGCGAGGATGTTTCTGTTCATCCGCAGAAACATTACATCGCGTTTCGTCGCAACCGGAACTTCGCATCAGTTCAAATCTATAACCAGAAAAAAGTCATTCGAGCTTATCTGAATCTGAATCCTGACGAGCTGGAAATTGACGAGTCGTATATGCGAGATGTGCGACAAGTCGGTCATTTCGGCACTGGTGATCTTGAAGTAACGATCCGCACGAACAGGGATATTGAGCGGTGCGTGGAACTTCTTAAAGCGAGCTACGAAGCATCGTGA
- a CDS encoding flagellar motor protein MotB, translated as MAGKKQATGGAPSWMVTFADMMALLLCLFVLLLSFSTMDAQKFKRIAGEMQQAFGLSLKTKLLGVTETGGIPDRAYVSSPNRAVTEMPAPEAPADINAEPMIDIPPPELPHTEESPADKMTEEATAVPRETSGEKVAKYLQTRLAKEMRAGQVMFEPSPNGVLIRFNSNFLFNSGSADVFDSMEGLLNELASILAETEGEILVSGHTDNVPISTDVFRSNWDLSSARAASLVHMLLKSGKIDKARIGATGYADSRPIGSNDTENGRALNRRVEIQLRTPDETRKGSAR; from the coding sequence ATGGCAGGCAAAAAACAAGCAACCGGTGGTGCGCCGTCATGGATGGTGACCTTCGCCGATATGATGGCGTTGCTGCTCTGCCTGTTCGTACTCTTGCTGTCTTTCTCAACCATGGATGCCCAGAAATTCAAACGCATTGCCGGAGAGATGCAGCAGGCATTCGGCTTGTCGCTGAAAACAAAGCTTCTGGGCGTGACGGAAACGGGCGGTATCCCTGACCGGGCCTATGTTTCGTCACCGAACCGCGCCGTTACGGAAATGCCGGCGCCGGAAGCTCCCGCCGACATCAATGCAGAACCAATGATCGACATACCTCCGCCGGAACTTCCCCATACCGAAGAATCGCCCGCCGACAAAATGACGGAAGAAGCGACAGCCGTACCCAGAGAAACTTCCGGCGAAAAGGTTGCGAAGTATCTGCAGACCCGGCTTGCCAAAGAAATGCGCGCCGGCCAGGTTATGTTCGAACCGTCACCCAACGGGGTCCTGATCCGCTTCAACAGCAACTTTCTATTCAATTCAGGAAGTGCCGATGTATTCGATTCAATGGAAGGCCTGCTGAACGAACTTGCGTCGATTCTAGCCGAAACCGAGGGCGAGATCTTGGTTTCAGGGCATACTGATAACGTGCCAATATCGACGGATGTTTTCCGTTCCAACTGGGATTTGTCATCGGCACGGGCCGCGTCTCTTGTGCATATGCTTTTGAAAAGCGGCAAGATCGACAAAGCCCGGATCGGTGCCACCGGTTATGCCGACAGCCGGCCGATCGGCAGCAATGATACGGAAAATGGCCGTGCGCTTAACCGGCGTGTCGAAATCCAGCTCCGCACGCCCGATGAAACACGAAAGGGATCGGCACGCTAA
- a CDS encoding MotA/TolQ/ExbB proton channel family protein, whose protein sequence is MDIATYIGLTTGLLVITAAVLTGSDFWVFLNLPGFLIVVAGTFAATLIRYPIAGVMTAFVVGAKAAFSGSRESKPRDLVVKALELAEIARKNGMLALENTTIEDPFFSKGIRLCVDSNPPKVVHGMLVKEMEHSIERNEEGERIFRAIGDSAPAFGMIGTLVGLVQMLADLEDPASIGPAMAVALLTTLYGAVIANLVALPIADKLANKIEIERINKSLIIDAVIGIQSGQRVHMLAEILETYLPDNKRGFAADPSESHASTDTNGQENGAKA, encoded by the coding sequence TTGGATATAGCAACTTATATCGGTTTGACGACAGGCCTGCTTGTCATTACTGCGGCGGTCCTGACCGGCTCTGATTTCTGGGTGTTTCTGAACCTGCCTGGGTTTTTGATCGTCGTCGCCGGAACTTTCGCGGCAACCTTGATACGCTATCCGATTGCCGGCGTCATGACCGCGTTCGTGGTCGGCGCCAAAGCGGCATTCAGCGGCTCCCGCGAGAGCAAACCCCGCGACCTGGTCGTTAAAGCGCTGGAGCTGGCCGAGATTGCCCGTAAAAACGGGATGTTGGCACTCGAGAACACGACAATCGAAGATCCGTTTTTTTCCAAGGGCATCCGGCTTTGCGTCGACAGCAATCCGCCGAAGGTCGTGCACGGGATGCTGGTCAAGGAAATGGAACACAGCATCGAACGCAACGAGGAGGGGGAGCGGATTTTTCGCGCCATTGGGGATTCCGCACCGGCGTTCGGCATGATCGGCACACTGGTCGGTCTGGTACAGATGCTGGCAGACTTGGAAGACCCTGCCAGTATCGGCCCGGCAATGGCGGTGGCGCTGCTGACCACACTCTACGGTGCCGTAATCGCCAACCTGGTCGCGCTACCGATCGCCGACAAACTCGCTAACAAGATCGAGATCGAACGGATCAACAAATCCCTTATCATAGATGCCGTCATCGGCATTCAAAGTGGTCAGCGCGTCCATATGCTGGCGGAAATCCTGGAAACATATTTACCTGACAACAAGCGTGGCTTTGCCGCTGACCCGTCAGAAAGCCATGCATCCACAGACACGAACGGCCAGGAAAACGGGGCAAAGGCCTGA
- a CDS encoding PAS domain-containing protein gives MDDKSATHRAPYTDTERLISIIDDSPTIAFVWELTEGWPVAFVSKAIENFGYTVDEFLSRSIDFEEIVHPDDLQRVGQEVEQAINSDAVKLEQKYRIVTRSGETRWIMDWTDIIRDKSGRALQAQGIILDITDFVNAEARARDFANFPLENPYPLLRIDCFGDILLTNKAAQKLIADLTDASPAQRENWKKMLSVATDMQLSGRFDLDVGDKRYEFNIQHVEGKDYTNLYGEDVTDRHRDANRLLDIAENLPGAFFQYKLNPDNTDEIIFLNKRCEEIWDVTTDQVARDSSLVWNKVHPDDIEGLRTSVMASAHTASAWEHEWRIFTPSGEKKWLRGFARPRSQQGGASIWNALVFDVTVEKKSAQALSDALKQAIRVLSAALEARDPYTAGHEQRVAEVSIQIGQKMGLSSECLTGLELAATIHDVGKIQIPAEILSKPTKLSPEEYALIKAHPAVGAKLLSDIEFEWPIAEIIHQHHERFDGSGYPDGLAGTEILLEARIIAVADTLEAMASHRPYRPGLGIKKAAEEIRTGAGTRYDPEIAEVCLGLIENGEIHL, from the coding sequence ATGGATGATAAATCCGCCACTCACCGAGCCCCATATACCGATACCGAGCGGCTTATATCTATCATCGATGACAGCCCGACAATCGCATTCGTCTGGGAATTGACGGAAGGATGGCCGGTCGCGTTCGTCTCGAAAGCCATCGAAAATTTCGGCTATACGGTCGATGAATTTCTTTCCCGGAGTATCGACTTTGAGGAAATCGTACATCCGGACGATCTGCAACGGGTCGGGCAGGAAGTTGAGCAGGCAATAAACTCCGATGCCGTCAAGCTTGAGCAGAAATACAGGATCGTCACCCGCTCGGGCGAGACCAGGTGGATCATGGACTGGACGGATATCATTCGTGACAAAAGCGGACGGGCCCTGCAAGCACAGGGGATCATTCTCGATATCACGGACTTTGTGAATGCCGAGGCGCGCGCTCGTGACTTTGCAAACTTCCCGCTCGAGAACCCGTACCCACTTCTACGCATAGACTGCTTTGGCGATATACTGCTGACCAACAAAGCCGCGCAAAAGCTGATTGCCGATCTGACCGACGCTTCACCGGCGCAACGGGAAAACTGGAAGAAAATGTTGTCCGTTGCCACCGACATGCAGCTTTCAGGGCGGTTCGATCTGGATGTCGGCGACAAGCGTTACGAGTTTAATATTCAACATGTCGAGGGGAAGGACTATACCAACCTGTATGGCGAGGACGTAACCGACAGGCATCGGGATGCGAACCGATTGCTTGATATTGCAGAGAACCTGCCGGGTGCCTTTTTCCAGTACAAACTGAATCCCGACAATACAGATGAAATTATCTTTTTAAACAAACGTTGCGAGGAAATCTGGGACGTTACAACAGACCAGGTGGCGCGTGATTCCAGCCTCGTCTGGAACAAGGTACATCCGGATGACATCGAAGGTTTACGCACCTCTGTCATGGCGTCTGCTCATACGGCATCTGCCTGGGAGCATGAATGGCGGATTTTTACGCCTTCGGGTGAAAAAAAATGGCTTCGGGGCTTTGCCAGACCGCGCAGTCAGCAAGGCGGCGCTTCGATCTGGAATGCCCTCGTTTTTGATGTCACGGTTGAAAAAAAATCGGCACAAGCACTGTCCGATGCGTTGAAACAGGCTATCCGGGTTCTTTCAGCGGCATTGGAAGCACGCGATCCTTATACCGCCGGCCATGAGCAGCGGGTGGCCGAGGTATCCATCCAGATCGGACAGAAAATGGGGCTCTCCTCTGAATGCCTGACAGGCCTTGAGCTTGCCGCAACGATCCACGATGTCGGAAAAATCCAGATCCCCGCGGAAATTCTCAGCAAACCGACTAAATTGTCGCCCGAGGAATACGCGCTGATCAAGGCGCACCCGGCCGTCGGTGCCAAGTTGCTGAGTGATATAGAGTTCGAATGGCCGATCGCCGAAATAATCCACCAGCATCACGAGCGTTTTGACGGCTCGGGGTACCCGGATGGCTTGGCCGGAACAGAAATATTGCTGGAGGCCCGGATCATCGCCGTCGCCGATACACTGGAAGCAATGGCCAGCCATCGCCCCTACCGGCCCGGCCTCGGCATCAAGAAAGCCGCCGAGGAAATCCGCACCGGGGCCGGCACACGGTATGACCCAGAGATCGCGGAAGTGTGTCTGGGCCTCATAGAAAATGGTGAGATTCACCTGTAA
- a CDS encoding circadian clock KaiB family protein, with product MQINTPRFNGGHLQLEIYIAGNTPAGERAIANIHKMCEEICVVGAYEIKIINIHENPKAAEAHNIMATPTIVRRSPQPVMSITGDMNDIEEAIIGLGLITP from the coding sequence TTGCAAATCAATACACCAAGATTTAACGGCGGCCATCTTCAACTGGAGATTTACATCGCCGGGAACACACCTGCAGGTGAGCGGGCAATCGCCAACATACACAAGATGTGTGAAGAGATCTGCGTTGTCGGTGCTTATGAAATCAAAATCATAAATATTCATGAAAACCCGAAAGCCGCAGAGGCGCATAACATTATGGCAACGCCGACAATTGTCCGCAGATCCCCCCAGCCCGTTATGTCGATAACCGGCGACATGAACGACATCGAAGAAGCCATCATTGGATTGGGTCTGATAACCCCATGA
- a CDS encoding response regulator, giving the protein MPHVLIIEDDEDLRPVLAGILRASGFSVTDVNEGVAGLQAAEAHPPDIVISDIVMEGMEGIAAIMALRKLMNDVPIIAISGSQRYLASSEKLGADAVLLKPFTRETILDAVNGLLARRTQPA; this is encoded by the coding sequence ATGCCCCATGTTCTAATCATCGAAGACGATGAAGACCTGCGTCCTGTGCTGGCGGGTATATTGCGCGCGTCGGGTTTTAGCGTCACGGACGTCAACGAGGGTGTGGCGGGCCTGCAGGCGGCAGAGGCGCATCCCCCCGACATCGTCATCAGTGATATCGTCATGGAGGGGATGGAGGGTATCGCCGCCATCATGGCGTTGCGAAAGTTGATGAACGATGTGCCGATCATCGCCATTTCCGGGAGCCAGAGATATCTTGCCAGCAGCGAGAAGCTCGGTGCCGATGCGGTGCTCCTGAAACCCTTCACCCGCGAGACGATTCTGGATGCCGTGAACGGGTTGCTGGCACGAAGAACCCAGCCCGCTTGA
- a CDS encoding 4a-hydroxytetrahydrobiopterin dehydratase produces MADKLSDEGRTKALQELQDWTEVEGRDAIQRTFKFKNFNQAFGFMSRVAMQAEKMDHHPEWFNVYATVEVTLSTHDAGGLTELDVKLAKFMDRAAS; encoded by the coding sequence ATGGCCGACAAGTTGAGCGATGAAGGTCGGACCAAAGCACTGCAAGAGTTGCAGGACTGGACCGAAGTTGAAGGCCGCGATGCGATTCAGCGGACATTTAAGTTCAAGAATTTCAATCAGGCTTTCGGTTTCATGAGCCGGGTTGCGATGCAGGCCGAGAAAATGGATCACCATCCGGAGTGGTTCAACGTCTATGCGACGGTCGAGGTGACCTTGTCGACGCACGATGCCGGCGGCTTGACGGAACTTGATGTGAAACTCGCCAAATTCATGGACCGGGCGGCCAGTTAG